The Candidatus Cloacimonas sp. genome includes a window with the following:
- a CDS encoding formyltransferase family protein: MERPASATHKIAVFSSGLSRGSNLCALHNYFTQNKLPVEIALVIFTCKNAPAIPLAKARNLNYQIISTNNMPSFETRAIELCRQNNIELIALAGFLKQLSEDFIKQVQIPILNIHPALLPEFGGKGMYGMAVHQAVFASGDNVSGATIHLVDSQYDNGKIVAQQEVDISSCKNPAEIADKVLEIEHSLYAPTIFQFLLKS; this comes from the coding sequence ATGGAAAGACCTGCATCTGCAACCCATAAAATAGCTGTTTTCAGCAGCGGCTTAAGTCGTGGCTCAAATCTTTGTGCCCTGCATAACTATTTTACGCAGAATAAGTTGCCTGTTGAAATCGCTTTGGTGATTTTCACCTGTAAAAATGCCCCTGCAATCCCCTTAGCAAAAGCAAGAAACCTGAATTATCAGATAATTTCTACTAATAATATGCCAAGCTTTGAAACCAGAGCTATAGAGCTTTGCCGGCAAAATAATATAGAACTTATTGCCTTAGCGGGTTTTTTAAAGCAGCTCTCGGAAGATTTTATAAAGCAGGTTCAAATTCCGATTTTAAATATCCATCCTGCCTTACTGCCTGAATTTGGAGGCAAAGGAATGTATGGAATGGCAGTTCATCAGGCAGTTTTTGCTTCGGGAGATAATGTTTCCGGGGCTACCATTCATCTTGTTGATTCCCAATACGATAACGGCAAGATTGTAGCACAACAAGAAGTGGATATCAGTTCCTGTAAAAATCCCGCCGAAATTGCCGACAAAGTGCTGGAAATTGAACATTCACTTTATGCACCAACTATCTTTCAATTTTTGTTAAAATCGTGA
- the aspS gene encoding aspartate--tRNA ligase, which translates to MLDYLENLTRTHYCGDLRLEHKGKTVTVMGWVNKRRDLGGLIFIDLRDVKGILQIVIHPEQKEIFAKAEKVRNEYVIAVRGKICSRTEPNINPHLPTGEIELEAEEFYILNEAQPLPVQFSEVAMAEEDLRLTYRYLDLRRPKLQNIIITRHRIMQIIREFLNNEGFYEIETPILMKSTPEGARDYLVPSRVQPGKFYALPQSPQMFKQLLMIAGFDRYYQIARCFRDEDLRADRQPEFTQLDIELSFVSQAQIFDLIEHLFAKLFREISGINLALPFPRMPYKEAMDNYGCDKPDIRFGMKLFDLSPAVKDCSFNVFSSTLQNGGVVKAIVIPGAADFSRKQQDELIELAKHLGGKGIAFAKVTANGLESGISKFLSPEEAIAIIQETSAQINDLITIAADSYEMASKVLAGLRNFLAPKLNLIPENSFAFCWITDFPLFTKNQDTGKWEPAHHMFTLPKEEHIPYLDIPEKTGEIEGQLYDLVCNGIELSSGSIRCHRYDIQKKIFDILGFSEEELQERFGFFLEALKYGTPPHGGIAPGLDRLVMIMTGADSIRDVIAFPKTLKATDLMSQAPSEVDEQQWKDLHLQPIK; encoded by the coding sequence ATGCTTGATTACCTGGAAAATTTAACCCGCACCCACTATTGTGGAGATTTGCGTTTGGAACATAAGGGAAAAACAGTAACCGTTATGGGTTGGGTGAATAAACGCCGAGACCTGGGGGGCTTGATTTTCATAGACCTGCGCGATGTGAAAGGCATCCTGCAAATAGTTATTCATCCTGAGCAGAAAGAGATTTTTGCCAAAGCGGAAAAGGTTCGTAACGAATATGTGATAGCAGTGCGCGGAAAAATCTGTTCCCGCACCGAACCTAATATCAATCCCCATCTTCCTACCGGTGAAATTGAACTGGAAGCAGAGGAATTTTATATTTTAAACGAAGCCCAGCCCCTTCCTGTTCAATTTAGTGAAGTAGCTATGGCTGAAGAGGATTTGCGGCTTACCTATCGCTATTTGGACTTGCGCCGTCCCAAACTGCAAAATATAATTATTACCAGGCATCGCATAATGCAAATTATACGGGAATTTTTAAACAATGAGGGTTTTTATGAAATTGAAACCCCCATCCTGATGAAAAGTACTCCTGAAGGTGCCAGAGATTATCTTGTTCCCAGTAGAGTGCAACCGGGAAAGTTTTATGCCTTGCCGCAATCCCCCCAAATGTTTAAACAACTTTTAATGATTGCCGGCTTTGACAGATATTATCAAATTGCCCGATGCTTTCGGGATGAGGATTTAAGAGCAGATCGGCAACCTGAATTTACGCAGCTGGATATAGAGCTTAGTTTCGTTTCTCAGGCACAGATTTTTGACCTGATAGAACATCTATTTGCCAAACTTTTTCGGGAAATTTCAGGCATTAATTTAGCCCTTCCTTTTCCCCGGATGCCCTATAAGGAAGCAATGGATAATTATGGCTGTGATAAACCTGATATTCGTTTTGGAATGAAGCTGTTTGATCTTTCCCCTGCCGTTAAAGATTGCAGTTTTAATGTCTTTTCCTCTACCCTGCAAAACGGGGGTGTGGTTAAAGCAATCGTTATTCCCGGAGCAGCTGATTTCAGCAGAAAACAGCAGGACGAATTGATTGAACTGGCTAAACACCTTGGCGGAAAAGGAATTGCTTTTGCCAAAGTAACGGCAAACGGTTTGGAAAGCGGTATCAGTAAATTCTTATCTCCCGAGGAAGCAATAGCCATTATTCAAGAAACCTCCGCTCAAATAAATGACTTAATAACCATTGCGGCAGATAGTTATGAAATGGCAAGCAAGGTTCTGGCAGGGCTGCGTAATTTCCTGGCTCCCAAACTAAATCTCATTCCCGAAAACAGCTTTGCCTTTTGTTGGATAACTGATTTTCCGCTTTTTACCAAAAATCAGGATACAGGCAAGTGGGAACCTGCTCATCATATGTTTACTTTACCCAAGGAAGAACATATACCCTATTTGGATATTCCGGAAAAAACAGGGGAAATTGAAGGACAATTATATGACCTTGTTTGCAACGGAATTGAACTTTCCAGCGGTAGTATCAGATGCCATCGTTATGACATCCAAAAGAAAATATTTGATATCCTCGGCTTTAGTGAAGAAGAACTGCAAGAGCGTTTTGGATTCTTTCTGGAAGCGTTAAAATATGGAACTCCACCTCATGGAGGCATAGCTCCCGGTTTGGATAGATTAGTGATGATTATGACCGGGGCAGATTCTATCCGCGATGTTATTGCCTTTCCTAAAACATTGAAGGCAACGGATTTAATGAGTCAGGCACCTTCGGAGGTTGATGAACAGCAATGGAAAGACCTGCATCTGCAACCCATAAAATAG
- a CDS encoding spermidine/putrescine ABC transporter substrate-binding protein, producing MTKGKLLVLMLVIGLLVFCNSCSKNKPVLYIFNWSDYIDPDLIKEFEQQNKCSIKYSTYDSNENMLTKIISSRESFDLVFPSGDHVTIMRDAGLLEPLNLAQIPNYRNLDSNLLQKAASFDEGNKYAIPYFWGLTGLIYNQRYIPAEVIQPQSWNILANNFFTGKNKVTMLDDAREVVGAALIYNGYDLNDTSDAALAAAEKTLAEWDNNITQFDSDSYKNEVPDGTTFLAQAYNGDALQVMENNPEVKFFLPVEGTSLWMDNIVILKSSKNKALAYKFIDFLLSPEISKRNTEYCRYATPNTAAGNLLPEALKNNTLIYPDAAYLQKCYMINALGERVKKIDKLFEAIKLN from the coding sequence ATGACAAAAGGAAAACTTTTAGTCCTAATGCTGGTAATCGGTCTGCTGGTTTTTTGCAATTCCTGCAGCAAAAATAAACCGGTTCTCTATATTTTTAACTGGAGCGATTACATTGATCCCGATCTCATCAAGGAATTTGAACAACAGAATAAATGCTCCATTAAATATAGCACTTATGATTCCAACGAAAATATGCTCACCAAAATTATAAGCTCAAGGGAATCCTTTGATCTTGTTTTTCCCAGTGGAGACCATGTAACTATTATGCGCGATGCGGGCTTATTGGAACCTCTGAATTTAGCCCAAATTCCAAATTACCGAAATTTGGACAGCAATCTTTTGCAGAAAGCAGCAAGCTTTGATGAAGGCAATAAATATGCTATTCCTTATTTTTGGGGTTTAACCGGCTTAATTTATAATCAACGCTATATTCCGGCAGAAGTTATTCAGCCCCAAAGCTGGAATATCCTGGCAAATAATTTTTTCACCGGCAAAAATAAAGTTACGATGCTGGATGATGCACGCGAAGTTGTTGGCGCAGCATTAATTTACAATGGCTACGATTTAAATGACACAAGCGACGCAGCATTGGCTGCAGCAGAAAAAACCCTTGCCGAATGGGATAATAATATCACTCAGTTTGATTCCGATAGCTATAAGAACGAAGTTCCGGATGGCACTACATTTTTAGCTCAGGCATATAATGGAGATGCTTTACAAGTGATGGAAAATAATCCTGAAGTGAAATTCTTTCTCCCTGTAGAAGGTACCAGTTTATGGATGGATAATATCGTTATCCTGAAATCCAGTAAAAATAAAGCACTTGCCTATAAATTCATTGATTTTCTTTTGAGCCCGGAAATCAGTAAACGCAACACGGAATACTGTCGTTATGCCACACCCAATACAGCTGCCGGAAATTTACTGCCGGAAGCATTAAAAAATAATACTTTAATCTATCCCGACGCGGCATATCTGCAAAAATGCTATATGATTAATGCCTTGGGAGAAAGAGTGAAGAAAATAGATAAGCTTTTTGAAGCCATTAAACTAAACTGA
- a CDS encoding MFS transporter, with product MKFNRNIVGWMLYDFANSAFTTIIVSVVYSVYFIKSVVVGNAGYGELLWGRAIGISMALVAISAPIFGAVADYSRAKKRMLFINCYLTIIFTSLLFFVKPGNVFTGMLFFIIANFGFNSANVFYDAFLPEICKPENIGKVSGFGWAIGYVGGLVSLLVALFLVKINVRIVFPAVALHLFLFSLFTFFWLKEFRPPSQRSNYYRIAWQRVIYSLKNIAKLPQLLKYIFSYFIYNDGIATVIVFASIYGAERFGMTTPQMITYFILAQFTSILGAAFFGWLTDKLNVKVSLSFSLLIWIGVILWAFFCSSATEYYFVGLVAGLAIGSSQANSRTMLSLLTPRNRQAEFFGFYTLTGRLSSIIGPILYGWIAHETGDIRYSVLSLIFFFVIGWILLQSVHLQEGIGQANVVDDGGL from the coding sequence ATGAAATTCAACCGGAACATAGTTGGTTGGATGCTCTATGATTTTGCCAATTCCGCTTTCACTACAATAATTGTCTCGGTAGTTTACAGTGTTTATTTCATCAAAAGCGTAGTGGTTGGTAATGCCGGTTATGGAGAATTGCTCTGGGGAAGGGCAATTGGAATTTCAATGGCTCTGGTAGCAATTTCAGCTCCAATTTTTGGTGCTGTTGCTGATTATTCCCGAGCCAAAAAAAGAATGCTTTTTATCAATTGCTATCTCACGATTATTTTTACGAGCTTGCTGTTTTTTGTAAAACCGGGAAATGTCTTTACCGGGATGCTGTTTTTTATCATCGCTAATTTTGGTTTTAACAGTGCAAATGTATTTTACGATGCTTTTCTGCCTGAGATATGCAAACCGGAGAATATCGGTAAGGTTTCAGGTTTCGGTTGGGCAATTGGCTATGTAGGTGGTTTGGTTTCATTGCTTGTAGCTTTATTTCTGGTAAAAATAAATGTTCGGATTGTGTTTCCGGCTGTAGCTTTGCATCTCTTTCTTTTTTCTTTATTCACTTTCTTTTGGTTGAAAGAATTCCGTCCTCCCTCTCAAAGAAGTAACTATTATCGTATTGCCTGGCAGAGAGTTATTTATTCCTTAAAAAATATAGCCAAGCTGCCTCAACTGCTGAAGTATATCTTCAGTTATTTTATCTATAATGACGGCATTGCTACCGTGATTGTTTTTGCTTCCATTTACGGAGCAGAAAGATTTGGAATGACAACTCCCCAAATGATAACCTATTTCATTCTGGCACAGTTTACTTCCATTTTAGGAGCAGCATTTTTCGGTTGGTTAACCGATAAGCTGAATGTAAAAGTTTCTTTAAGCTTTTCGCTTTTAATTTGGATTGGCGTTATTCTTTGGGCATTTTTTTGCAGCAGTGCAACGGAATATTATTTTGTAGGGCTGGTTGCCGGTTTGGCAATCGGCAGCAGCCAGGCAAACAGCAGAACAATGCTTTCGCTTTTAACCCCAAGAAACAGGCAGGCAGAATTTTTCGGATTTTATACCTTGACAGGACGCTTATCATCTATTATTGGTCCAATTCTTTATGGCTGGATAGCACACGAAACAGGAGATATTCGTTATTCCGTTTTGTCCTTGATCTTCTTCTTCGTGATTGGCTGGATTTTATTGCAGAGCGTGCATTTGCAGGAAGGAATAGGGCAGGCGAATGTTGTTGATGATGGCGGATTGTAA
- the recF gene encoding DNA replication and repair protein RecF (All proteins in this family for which functions are known are DNA-binding proteins that assist the filamentation of RecA onto DNA for the initiation of recombination or recombinational repair.), translating to MNLAKIELENFRSYRQNEFDFNPQGCLIIGPNGSGKTNLLEAIAYCSIGKSIRFHYDEELLNFEGQFFRVAALFLSDQEIEQKVTLSYMEQRKLLKLDDLPVHQLSTLFEVVKVIYCAPEDHLLISGPPRFRRQYFDLAISQLYPPYITVLRNFLHLVQQRNAMLKRTYSRTELASWNLAFATSLAEVWNYRNRYLQQVNSALKETFKDIFPASTEITIGYISSLKLPLESSVEDIIRQLTALEEREKVLQRSIVGAHLDDYEFKLQEHKMRIYASQGQKRIAVIILKLLQAHLIERITGIKPILLFDDIFAELDTYHSLQIRNCINNHYQVFISSPKEDIRNIWQGYPVKYLEGIAQ from the coding sequence TTGAACCTGGCTAAAATTGAACTTGAGAATTTCCGCAGCTATCGCCAGAATGAGTTTGATTTCAACCCGCAGGGCTGTTTAATCATTGGTCCGAATGGCAGCGGAAAAACCAATCTTCTGGAAGCGATTGCCTATTGCAGCATAGGTAAATCCATCCGTTTTCACTACGATGAGGAACTGCTCAATTTTGAAGGGCAATTTTTCAGAGTAGCAGCTCTTTTCCTAAGTGATCAGGAAATTGAGCAAAAAGTTACCCTCAGCTATATGGAACAGCGTAAGTTATTAAAACTGGACGATTTGCCCGTGCACCAGTTAAGCACTTTATTTGAAGTAGTAAAAGTAATCTATTGTGCTCCTGAAGACCATTTATTGATAAGCGGTCCACCGCGTTTCAGGCGTCAATATTTTGACCTGGCTATTTCTCAGCTCTACCCTCCCTATATAACTGTTTTAAGGAATTTTCTGCATTTGGTTCAACAACGCAACGCAATGCTTAAAAGAACCTATTCCCGCACGGAACTTGCCAGCTGGAATCTTGCCTTTGCCACTTCCTTAGCTGAGGTCTGGAATTACCGAAACCGTTATTTACAGCAAGTAAATAGCGCTTTGAAAGAGACCTTTAAAGATATTTTTCCTGCTTCCACGGAAATTACCATCGGCTATATATCTTCCCTGAAACTGCCTTTGGAAAGCTCTGTGGAAGATATTATCAGGCAGCTTACAGCTTTGGAAGAAAGGGAAAAAGTGTTGCAGCGTTCAATAGTTGGCGCTCATTTAGACGATTATGAATTCAAACTGCAAGAGCATAAAATGCGCATTTATGCTTCGCAGGGTCAAAAACGCATTGCTGTTATTATCCTGAAGCTTTTGCAAGCACATTTAATAGAAAGAATTACCGGCATTAAACCCATTCTGTTGTTTGACGATATTTTTGCTGAACTGGATACATATCATTCGCTACAGATTAGAAACTGCATCAATAACCATTATCAGGTGTTTATTTCCAGCCCCAAAGAAGACATTCGTAATATCTGGCAGGGTTACCCGGTAAAGTATCTGGAAGGTATTGCCCAATGA